The Castanea sativa cultivar Marrone di Chiusa Pesio chromosome 11, ASM4071231v1 genome contains a region encoding:
- the LOC142617762 gene encoding putative wall-associated receptor kinase-like 16 produces MSLWRSMMGMIKEKCIRMEKSRQLFEAKEEYFIRNGAMLLEKQITCNQGRDTEPIKIFSAKDIQQATNNYDPNLIIGSVIATVYKGTLDEREVAIKVKGPPMHWPFETVVDFFLNQVTIKQLISHKNVMRVYGCCLETEIPMLVFELISNGTLFDHLHGQSNEIPCRISWLERVRIATETSYALCYMHYGRPRPIVHLNVKSSSIFLDESWTAKLSNFGVSISIAPGEDFFQGSSIEGTVGYLDPEYLETLQVMEKCDVYSFGVVLVEVLTGLNPTEMFLKHNNLVDYFVLKMEENCILQIVDDVVLSQGSNEDIQVFAKLALRCIKKKGDERPTMREVTLELRRIQHLIRSKQNNETG; encoded by the exons ATGAGTCTCTGGCGTAGCATGATGGGAATGATAAAAG AGAAGTGTATCAGGATGGAGAAATCAAGGCAGTTATTTGAGGCCAAAGAAGAATACTTCATCCGCAATGGAGCAATGTTACTTGAAAAGCAGATCACCTGCAACCAAGGTAGAGATACAGAGCCAATCAAGATTTTCTCTGCCAAGGACATCCAACAGGCTACTAATAACTACGATCCTAATCTAATAATCGGCTCTGTAATCGCAACAGTCTACAAAGGAACACTAGATGAGCGGGAAGTAGCTATTAAAGTCAAGGGCCCTCCAATGCATTGGCCCTTTGAGACGGTGGTAGATTTCTTCCTGAATCAAGTCACAATTAAACAATTGATCAGCCACAAGAACGTTATGAGAGTCTATGGTTGCTGCCTTGAAACTGAAATTCCCATGTTGGTTTTTGAGCTCATCTCCAATGGCACCCTCTTTGATCATCTCCATGGTCAAAGCAATGAAATTCCTTGCCGGATCTCATGGCTTGAACGTGTAAGAATAGCGACGGAGACATCCTATGCTCTTTGTTACATGCACTATGGTAGGCCAAGGCCAATAGTCCATTTGAATGTCAAATCATCAAGTATATTTTTGGATGAGTCCTGGACTGCCAAACTATCAAATTTTGGTGTGTCGATTTCAATTGCACCTGGAGAAGACTTTTTTCAGGGTAGCTCCATTGAGGGAACCGTTGGATATTTAGACCCAGAATATCTAGAGACACTGCAGGTTATGGAAAAGTGTGATGTTTATAGCTTTGGGGTTGTACTGGTGGAAGTTTTGACAGGTCTTAATCCCACAGAAATGTTCTTAAAGCACAACAATTTGGTAGATTACTTTGTTTTGAAAATGGAAGAGAACTGCAtattacaaattgttgatgatgtggtgCTAAGCCAAGGGAGCAATGAAGATATTCAAGTATTCGCTAAGCTTGCATTGAGATGCATCAAGAAGAAGGGAGATGAAAGGCCGACCATGAGAGAAGTAACGCTTGAGCTTAGGCGGATACAACATCTCATAaggtcaaaacaaaataatgaaactgGTTAA